A section of the Pleurocapsa minor HA4230-MV1 genome encodes:
- a CDS encoding metallophosphoesterase codes for MKNIVHKLKYPTLGIVGAIALLTIWSFIEPRILNTETETANIPNLPTSWQDKQIGQISDFQIGLWGDNRGTVRHSVAKLIETKPAVTLISGDFIYHPGSNAQPEIETAVDLVRPLAKAGIPTYAVLGNHDYGMSSRSAQPNLKLANRLETALESAGIQVLKNEAVKLQLPNSSKPLYLVGVGSLWANRDNVQQALRDVPNDSPRIVMMHNPDTFEQFPVNSAPFAVAGHTHGGQVRVPGLPQWSWLRFTQQDKVYADGWARGFGEPGNQLYVNPGIGMSIAPIRLFCPPELTFFTLQAA; via the coding sequence ATGAAAAACATAGTTCACAAACTTAAATATCCTACTTTAGGAATAGTAGGTGCGATTGCCTTGCTGACAATCTGGAGTTTTATTGAACCTCGCATCCTGAACACGGAAACTGAAACTGCTAATATTCCTAATCTGCCAACTTCTTGGCAAGACAAACAAATTGGTCAAATCTCAGATTTTCAAATCGGATTGTGGGGCGACAATCGCGGTACTGTTCGTCACAGTGTTGCCAAACTCATAGAAACTAAACCTGCCGTGACATTAATTAGTGGTGATTTTATTTATCATCCAGGCTCTAATGCTCAACCAGAAATTGAAACAGCAGTCGATTTAGTCCGCCCCTTGGCGAAAGCTGGTATTCCTACTTATGCAGTGTTGGGTAATCATGATTACGGCATGAGTAGTAGATCTGCACAGCCTAATTTAAAATTAGCCAATCGTTTGGAAACAGCTTTAGAATCTGCTGGTATTCAAGTATTAAAAAACGAGGCAGTAAAACTACAACTGCCGAATAGCAGCAAGCCATTATATTTAGTTGGAGTGGGTTCGCTATGGGCAAATCGGGATAATGTGCAGCAGGCATTAAGGGATGTACCAAATGACAGTCCACGAATCGTGATGATGCACAATCCAGATACTTTTGAACAGTTTCCTGTAAATTCAGCCCCTTTTGCTGTGGCAGGACATACTCATGGAGGACAGGTGCGAGTTCCAGGTTTACCTCAATGGTCGTGGTTGAGGTTTACGCAGCAGGATAAAGTTTATGCCGACGGCTGGGCAAGAGGCTTTGGTGAACCTGGTAATCAACTTTATGTTAATCCTGGTATCGGCATGAGTATTGCGCCTATACGCTTATTCTGCCCCCCAGAATTAACCTTTTTTACTCTTCAGGCAGCTTGA
- a CDS encoding DUF3611 family protein, whose translation MNSTSIPPKHKFANIFRLLAQISYWVHLILGVTSGIILGLIIFSRRLGAPANNAAIKASIILTVASLIVLGFRIFWDWRYSRLAKQLSTNLTVQPERAEIINVLRIGLSVSLLGLILAFLASETTVVTIIAEAIAQPQGGRVYEPQQAIETADLFLDFVNITILGAHTLGAINSLGLLNWITRE comes from the coding sequence ATGAATTCCACTTCTATCCCCCCAAAACATAAATTTGCTAATATTTTTCGCCTCTTAGCACAAATTAGTTATTGGGTTCATTTAATTCTAGGTGTAACTTCAGGGATTATTTTAGGATTAATAATATTTAGTCGAAGATTGGGCGCACCTGCAAACAATGCAGCGATCAAAGCTAGTATTATTCTGACTGTGGCTAGTCTAATTGTCTTGGGATTTAGAATCTTTTGGGATTGGCGTTATAGTCGCCTGGCAAAACAGCTATCTACCAATCTCACTGTGCAACCAGAAAGAGCAGAGATAATTAATGTTTTACGTATCGGTTTGTCAGTAAGTTTATTGGGGTTAATCTTAGCTTTTTTAGCTTCTGAAACTACGGTAGTAACTATTATTGCTGAAGCGATCGCTCAACCACAAGGAGGAAGAGTATACGAGCCACAACAGGCAATTGAAACAGCCGATTTATTTTTAGATTTTGTCAACATCACAATTTTGGGCGCACATACATTAGGAGCTATTAATTCTTTGGGACTACTTAACTGGATTACACGGGAATAA
- a CDS encoding tyrosine-type recombinase/integrase: MALQGCRSIEMYRANLGDLSESGGQYYLKLDGKNSIRTVILRPDLGSEIAQYRQARIRAKEKLTSTSPLLISLSNRRYAQRLSRRGIGHIVDSYLSKCGLKHSDFERSLSPHSLRHTAGTLSLQNGSSLREVQDFLGHSDPKTTAVYTHVLSSQENSPASKIDIDF; the protein is encoded by the coding sequence ATGGCACTCCAAGGCTGTCGTAGCATCGAAATGTATCGAGCTAATTTGGGCGATCTTAGCGAATCGGGCGGTCAGTATTATCTTAAGCTTGATGGCAAAAACAGTATCCGAACCGTTATTTTACGCCCTGACTTGGGATCGGAAATAGCTCAGTATCGTCAAGCTCGCATAAGGGCTAAAGAAAAGTTAACTTCAACCTCTCCCTTACTTATTTCCTTATCTAATCGTCGTTACGCTCAACGCTTGTCTAGAAGAGGGATTGGTCATATTGTCGATAGTTACTTGTCCAAGTGTGGTTTGAAACATAGCGATTTTGAACGTAGCCTTTCTCCCCACAGTCTACGTCACACCGCAGGGACTTTGAGTCTTCAAAATGGTTCTTCTTTGCGGGAGGTTCAGGACTTTTTGGGACATAGCGATCCTAAAACTACTGCTGTCTATACGCATGTTCTTAGTTCTCAGGAAAATAGTCCTGCTTCAAAAATTGATATTGATTTTTAG
- a CDS encoding alpha/beta hydrolase yields the protein MSISLKGVGIVLSILLFPAAIVPLPTLAAQNIEVTYEIFESSISIKELERFAKDGKTEGSIAAFAGNLDSQQLTDLRRLLLRPIKLTSVEVSQFFNTPIGENILKRVAQIIQTESGRADFYAIRSALILAAAEQPQGFTILDILQKYPINSIEIDLARGLELSEQLQALREQTEQAIALISQQSATAATKQQQIDFSKLPDLHLPGSFSWTVQTLKLDDRERKRTFFADLYLPQTQKQSKKTTFPVIVISHGLGSDRNSFKYLAQRLATYGFAVAVPQHPNSDAEQLQSLFTGRTNVVTEPQEFIDRPLDVKYLLDVLETRERANPRLQLDLQQVGIIGQSFGGYTALALAGASLNFERLQQDCNDTNTFLNISSLLQCRALKLPRLQYNLRDPRIKAAIAINPITSSVFGQTGLSQIEIPVMIVSSSNDLVAPALPEQIQPFSWLTTQDKYFVLIKGGTHFSTIKESNSNPDPIDIPSEFLGEGGEIARRYLKTLSVAFMTTYIADSPQFRPYLTAEYAKIISQSPLPLQLVRSLSLTSSTSVAN from the coding sequence ATGAGTATTTCACTAAAAGGGGTAGGAATTGTACTCTCAATCTTGCTATTTCCTGCCGCAATCGTCCCCCTTCCTACTCTAGCAGCTCAAAATATTGAAGTTACTTATGAAATTTTTGAAAGCTCAATTTCTATAAAAGAATTGGAACGATTTGCTAAAGATGGAAAAACTGAAGGAAGTATAGCTGCTTTTGCTGGTAATCTCGATTCGCAACAACTAACCGATCTGCGCCGTCTTCTGTTAAGACCAATTAAGTTAACTTCAGTAGAAGTTTCTCAGTTTTTTAACACGCCAATTGGAGAAAATATATTAAAGAGAGTCGCACAAATCATTCAAACTGAATCTGGTCGTGCGGATTTTTATGCGATTCGTTCCGCTTTAATCTTGGCAGCAGCAGAACAACCACAAGGTTTTACCATCCTTGATATACTACAAAAATATCCAATTAACAGCATTGAGATCGATTTAGCGCGAGGTCTAGAACTTTCTGAGCAATTGCAAGCATTGAGAGAACAAACAGAGCAAGCGATCGCACTTATATCCCAACAGTCTGCCACCGCAGCCACAAAACAACAGCAAATCGATTTTTCCAAGTTGCCAGATTTGCATTTACCAGGAAGTTTTAGCTGGACTGTACAAACTTTGAAACTCGACGATCGAGAGCGCAAGCGTACTTTTTTTGCCGATCTTTATCTTCCCCAAACTCAAAAGCAGAGTAAAAAAACTACTTTTCCTGTAATCGTCATCTCTCACGGTTTGGGTTCAGATCGCAATAGCTTTAAATATTTAGCACAGCGACTAGCTACTTATGGCTTTGCCGTTGCTGTTCCCCAACATCCCAACAGCGATGCCGAGCAATTACAATCGTTATTTACTGGTCGCACTAATGTAGTAACCGAACCTCAAGAGTTTATCGATCGCCCTCTAGATGTCAAATATTTACTCGATGTTTTAGAAACCCGCGAGCGCGCCAATCCCCGCTTACAACTGGATCTGCAACAGGTGGGAATTATCGGTCAATCCTTTGGTGGCTACACGGCACTAGCTTTAGCAGGTGCATCTCTAAATTTCGAGCGACTTCAACAAGATTGTAATGATACCAATACTTTTTTAAACATATCTTCCTTACTTCAGTGTCGGGCGTTAAAGTTACCCCGACTTCAATATAATTTACGAGATCCGAGAATTAAAGCAGCGATCGCCATCAATCCAATTACCAGTAGTGTTTTTGGTCAAACTGGATTAAGTCAAATTGAAATTCCAGTGATGATCGTCTCTAGTAGCAACGATTTGGTAGCACCAGCCTTGCCAGAACAAATTCAACCCTTTAGCTGGCTGACAACACAAGATAAGTATTTCGTGCTGATAAAAGGCGGAACTCACTTTAGCACGATCAAAGAATCGAATTCTAACCCAGATCCGATTGATATACCTTCTGAATTTCTTGGTGAGGGTGGTGAGATTGCCCGCCGTTATCTCAAGACATTAAGTGTCGCTTTTATGACCACCTATATCGCAGATTCTCCCCAATTTCGACCTTATTTAACTGCCGAATATGCCAAAATCATCAGTCAATCACCTTTGCCTCTTCAATTGGTGCGATCGCTATCCTTGACATCCTCTACTTCCGTCGCCAACTAG
- a CDS encoding DUF3611 family protein produces the protein MNKSVTSKLPDKSKFANTFRILSRISYWIHILLGSISGITLLLVFFSRSATNNGTGVGIFIAVFSLIALGFSVYWAYRYRQLAKQLQRVNPDTQPSRTEIIWFLRIGLLTSLVGLLLAFIASEISLVTLVADAISRPQGVAVYKRENVVRSADLLLILAQFNILGAHFFGSLNSLGLLSWISKEEV, from the coding sequence ATGAATAAATCAGTAACATCAAAATTACCCGATAAAAGCAAATTTGCCAATACTTTTCGCATTTTAAGCCGTATCAGCTATTGGATTCATATACTCCTGGGTTCTATATCAGGAATTACGCTCTTGCTCGTCTTTTTTAGTCGTAGCGCAACCAATAATGGTACTGGTGTAGGTATTTTTATTGCTGTCTTTAGCTTGATTGCTTTAGGTTTTAGTGTTTATTGGGCTTATCGTTACCGCCAACTAGCCAAACAATTACAGCGGGTTAATCCAGATACACAACCTAGTAGGACAGAAATTATTTGGTTTCTCCGTATCGGTTTATTAACAAGTTTAGTAGGTTTATTGTTGGCTTTTATCGCTTCAGAGATTAGTCTAGTTACTTTGGTCGCCGATGCGATCTCCAGACCTCAAGGAGTTGCTGTATATAAAAGAGAAAACGTAGTAAGAAGCGCAGACTTATTATTAATCTTGGCGCAGTTTAATATTTTGGGCGCACATTTTTTTGGTAGTCTTAACTCTCTAGGATTGCTCAGTTGGATCTCAAAAGAAGAAGTATAA
- a CDS encoding DUF3102 domain-containing protein, with translation MNDTNQIPQSFEYTLLNEETKIIIEKRTLEIKNLMRLTAENIIDIGQKLTEVKEQLEHGTFQIWLRTEFEWSEQTARQFMQVYRWSETIENKNFVFSQLGTSALYLLAAPSTPPEARQEILNLVEIGEKITYTRAKVVVDRHKQTALAPVQEKQDKVKDIKILNTMAKTDSTLKPSSNQLFRLETEDLGCIVRLYQADELESTTELTVGATVKIKVGHRQGQIAKITAIMTDSQLSEVESAKTKASSFRKSETSNIIIRTIDEVEALHENEHLIVSYGNVFLTAEGNPDILSAFIKQLQTNTMFVKHIFEQVLNQNTQAQL, from the coding sequence ATGAATGATACCAATCAAATACCACAAAGTTTTGAATATACGCTTTTAAATGAAGAAACAAAAATTATTATTGAGAAAAGAACATTAGAAATCAAAAATTTAATGCGTCTTACTGCTGAAAATATTATTGATATTGGACAAAAATTAACAGAAGTAAAAGAACAGTTAGAGCATGGTACTTTTCAAATCTGGTTGAGAACAGAATTTGAATGGAGTGAACAAACTGCTCGACAGTTTATGCAAGTATATCGTTGGTCAGAAACTATTGAAAACAAAAATTTTGTGTTTTCACAGCTAGGCACATCTGCACTATATTTATTAGCTGCCCCTTCAACACCTCCTGAAGCAAGACAAGAAATTTTGAATTTAGTTGAGATAGGGGAAAAGATTACCTACACTCGTGCCAAAGTTGTTGTTGATCGCCATAAGCAGACAGCTTTAGCTCCTGTACAGGAGAAACAAGACAAAGTAAAGGACATTAAAATTCTTAACACAATGGCTAAAACCGATTCCACATTAAAACCATCTTCAAATCAATTATTTCGCCTAGAAACTGAGGATTTAGGTTGTATAGTAAGGCTATATCAAGCCGATGAATTAGAATCAACCACAGAATTAACTGTAGGAGCAACCGTTAAAATTAAAGTTGGTCATAGGCAAGGACAAATAGCCAAAATAACTGCAATCATGACCGACTCACAATTGTCAGAAGTTGAGAGTGCAAAAACCAAAGCATCTTCTTTTCGTAAGTCTGAAACCAGTAATATTATTATTCGCACTATTGACGAAGTCGAAGCACTACACGAAAATGAGCATTTAATTGTTAGCTATGGTAATGTTTTTCTTACTGCTGAAGGAAATCCTGATATTTTATCGGCTTTCATCAAACAGTTACAAACTAATACTATGTTTGTTAAACATATATTCGAGCAGGTTTTAAATCAAAACACACAAGCTCAACTATAA
- a CDS encoding phage integrase N-terminal SAM-like domain-containing protein produces the protein MAIRRLNKGRFERGGRTAMSSTSSAIATISTLPTLRVMLHCFEQYLNLTIADGNASVDTIKTYKSHVAQFLDWCKERELYPALVTQQNILEYRKQLIDESKTSPTIRLSLLAIKHFYTACLADKLVKENPVAGVKAPREKREVASTINYLTLEELQQLFDSVAPT, from the coding sequence ATGGCTATTCGACGATTGAATAAAGGTAGATTTGAACGGGGCGGTCGAACGGCGATGTCTTCGACTAGCTCCGCAATCGCTACTATCTCTACTTTACCTACGCTCCGTGTGATGCTCCACTGTTTTGAGCAATATCTTAACCTAACTATTGCTGATGGCAATGCCAGTGTGGATACGATTAAAACCTATAAGAGTCATGTCGCTCAGTTTCTTGATTGGTGTAAAGAGCGAGAACTTTATCCAGCCTTGGTTACTCAACAAAATATTCTTGAATACCGCAAACAATTAATCGATGAATCGAAAACATCCCCGACAATTCGTTTATCTCTTTTAGCTATCAAGCATTTCTATACTGCTTGTTTGGCAGATAAACTGGTCAAGGAAAATCCTGTTGCGGGAGTGAAAGCACCAAGGGAAAAGCGAGAAGTTGCTAGCACAATTAATTATTTGACTTTAGAAGAACTACAGCAGTTATTCGATAGCGTTGCGCCTACCTAG